In a genomic window of Vicinamibacteria bacterium:
- the hemN gene encoding oxygen-independent coproporphyrinogen III oxidase → MSHGIPADRDTIRRLVDQYDRPGPRYTSYPTAVEFSESVGVELYEEKLRQADALGEAPLSLYMHLPFCEERCLFCGCHVIITKHHERAEPYLELLKREIGMVAERTPNRRKFAQLHLGGGTPTYFAPRDLKALVERLLESYEPLPRCEMAIEVDPRVTTREHIEVLASVGFNRISMGVQDFTTEVQERIHRVQSPGQTCAVVEHARAHGYSGINVDLIYGLPLQTPKTFEETVDRVIDLGVDRVACYSFAYVPWLQGHQNKLDPSELPSREVKMELIAIVREKLIAAGFEPIGMDHFARPDDELAVARREGRLRRNFQGYAVIPGDDVLAFGISAIGDVRGALVQNEKKLSRYREAIERGRLPVTRGFVRTRDDVIRADVIHRLMCNFVIDIPSVEKAWHVAFSDYFRPDLELLAPLVEEGLATVDDRSIHATPVGQLFVRNLAMCFDRYMRERHANENKPVFSRTV, encoded by the coding sequence ATGAGCCACGGGATCCCGGCAGACAGGGATACGATCCGCCGCCTGGTCGACCAATACGATCGCCCGGGCCCGCGTTATACGAGCTATCCGACGGCGGTCGAGTTCTCGGAGTCGGTCGGCGTCGAGCTTTACGAAGAGAAGCTCCGGCAGGCGGACGCGCTCGGCGAAGCGCCGTTGTCGCTCTATATGCACCTTCCCTTCTGCGAAGAGCGGTGCCTCTTTTGCGGATGCCACGTTATCATTACCAAGCACCACGAGCGGGCCGAGCCCTACCTCGAGCTCCTAAAGCGAGAGATCGGCATGGTCGCCGAGAGGACGCCGAACCGGCGGAAGTTCGCACAGCTCCACCTCGGAGGGGGGACCCCGACGTACTTCGCGCCGCGCGATCTGAAAGCACTCGTGGAACGACTGCTGGAAAGCTACGAGCCCCTGCCACGATGCGAAATGGCTATCGAGGTCGACCCGCGCGTGACGACCCGCGAGCACATCGAGGTTCTGGCCAGCGTCGGATTCAACCGCATTTCGATGGGAGTTCAGGATTTTACGACCGAAGTCCAGGAGCGGATCCATCGCGTTCAAAGCCCGGGCCAGACCTGTGCCGTCGTCGAGCATGCCCGAGCGCACGGCTATTCCGGAATCAACGTCGACTTGATTTACGGCCTCCCCCTGCAAACACCGAAAACCTTCGAAGAAACGGTGGACCGCGTCATCGATCTCGGAGTCGATCGCGTCGCCTGCTACTCCTTCGCCTATGTGCCGTGGCTCCAGGGCCATCAGAACAAGCTCGACCCGAGCGAGCTTCCGTCCCGAGAGGTGAAGATGGAGCTCATCGCCATCGTTCGCGAGAAGCTCATCGCCGCGGGATTCGAGCCCATTGGCATGGACCACTTCGCGAGGCCCGACGACGAGCTCGCCGTTGCAAGGCGCGAAGGACGGCTCCGTCGCAACTTTCAGGGCTATGCCGTCATCCCCGGCGACGATGTACTGGCCTTCGGTATCTCCGCCATCGGGGACGTTCGCGGAGCGCTGGTCCAGAACGAGAAGAAGCTGAGCCGTTACCGCGAGGCGATCGAGCGAGGACGCCTTCCCGTGACTCGAGGTTTCGTCAGGACTCGGGACGATGTGATCCGCGCCGACGTCATCCACCGGCTGATGTGCAACTTCGTGATCGATATCCCCTCGGTCGAAAAGGCGTGGCACGTCGCGTTCTCGGACTACTTCCGGCCCGACCTCGAGCTTCTCGCGCCCCTCGTCGAGGAAGGGCTCGCGACCGTAGACGACCGCTCGATTCACGCCA
- the hemH gene encoding ferrochelatase — MRRVVLVNLGTTSAPEPDAVRAFLSEFLSDPMVVDYPTWLWSPILKRILASRPSRVAEQYRSIWTDEGSPLHIGSRRIAEALSAALAREVRIAYRYGEPSLASTLDDGCLVIPLFPQRTGATTGTIEKLVGERATVRCVRADASGYVDAQADLWERAVGGDAPEHVVVSFHGIPARTDRAEGGRYRRDCEATFRALLGRIGWPENKATLAFQSRFGPEPWIGPSTAKTLERLARSGTRSVAVMTPGFATEGLETVEEIGIRGRKTFLDAGGDRFVRVPCIEAHPAFVRALVEVVREEEA, encoded by the coding sequence ATGCGTCGCGTCGTTCTCGTCAATCTCGGGACGACGAGCGCCCCGGAGCCCGACGCGGTGCGCGCGTTTCTCTCGGAGTTTCTCTCCGACCCGATGGTGGTCGACTACCCGACCTGGCTGTGGTCGCCGATTCTGAAGCGCATCCTCGCCTCGCGTCCTTCGAGAGTCGCCGAGCAGTACCGATCCATCTGGACGGACGAGGGCTCCCCGCTCCACATCGGCAGCCGCCGGATCGCCGAGGCGCTTTCTGCCGCGCTCGCGCGCGAGGTTCGGATCGCCTACCGCTACGGCGAGCCCTCGCTCGCGAGCACGCTCGACGATGGCTGCCTGGTAATCCCGCTCTTCCCGCAGCGGACGGGCGCCACGACCGGCACCATCGAGAAGCTCGTGGGGGAGAGGGCCACCGTCCGTTGCGTTCGGGCCGATGCTTCAGGCTACGTGGACGCTCAGGCCGATTTGTGGGAGCGAGCCGTCGGCGGGGACGCACCCGAGCACGTCGTCGTCTCTTTCCACGGAATACCGGCGCGCACCGATCGGGCGGAAGGCGGACGGTATCGACGCGATTGCGAAGCGACGTTCCGCGCCCTGCTGGGCCGAATCGGCTGGCCGGAGAACAAAGCGACCCTCGCCTTCCAGTCGCGCTTCGGACCCGAACCCTGGATCGGTCCGTCCACGGCGAAGACCCTCGAACGGCTCGCTCGCTCGGGGACTCGGAGCGTCGCGGTCATGACACCCGGCTTCGCGACGGAAGGGCTCGAGACCGTCGAGGAGATCGGCATTCGCGGGCGGAAGACGTTTCTCGATGCGGGAGGCGATCGATTCGTCCGCGTTCCCTGCATCGAAGCGCATCCAGCCTTCGTACGGGCTCTGGTAGAAGTCGTTCGCGAGGAGGAGGCATGA